From one Maridesulfovibrio frigidus DSM 17176 genomic stretch:
- a CDS encoding P-II family nitrogen regulator produces MMIMVRAIVRPEKADDVLAALMDNGFPAVTKYSVAGRGKQRGIKIGEVTYDEIPKTMLMSVVKAVDKDFVIDTIMDAARSGTKGAFGDGKIFVSEVGDVYTISSGVKEGATEGDA; encoded by the coding sequence ATTATGATCATGGTAAGAGCAATTGTAAGACCCGAAAAAGCAGACGACGTCCTAGCAGCCCTCATGGACAATGGATTTCCAGCCGTCACAAAATATTCAGTAGCTGGCCGCGGTAAACAGCGCGGCATCAAAATCGGCGAAGTGACTTACGACGAAATCCCTAAAACTATGCTCATGAGTGTAGTTAAGGCTGTCGACAAAGACTTTGTAATCGACACCATCATGGACGCTGCAAGATCAGGAACCAAAGGAGCTTTCGGAGACGGTAAGATCTTTGTTTCAGAAGTTGGCGATGTCTACACTATCAGCTCCGGCGTAAAAGAAGGAGCCACAGAGGGAGACGCGTAA
- a CDS encoding P-II family nitrogen regulator has protein sequence MKEIVAVVRMNMMNRTKAALDEAGVDAFFAHEAQGRGKGFVNTALLEGAESGYEEAAAMLGEKGKLYPKRILTVVVPDNAVDEVVETIIKANQTGKPGDGKIFVTSLGDAVRVRTAETGESSIV, from the coding sequence ATGAAGGAAATAGTCGCAGTAGTGCGGATGAACATGATGAACCGCACCAAAGCAGCTTTAGACGAAGCAGGCGTAGATGCCTTCTTCGCACACGAAGCTCAGGGACGAGGAAAAGGATTCGTAAACACAGCTCTTCTTGAAGGAGCTGAAAGCGGATATGAAGAAGCTGCAGCAATGCTCGGCGAAAAAGGGAAACTTTACCCTAAACGTATTTTGACAGTCGTAGTGCCGGACAATGCAGTCGACGAAGTTGTCGAAACCATCATCAAAGCTAACCAAACTGGCAAACCCGGCGACGGAAAAATATTTGTAACATCTCTCGGAGATGCGGTCCGTGTAAGAACAGCCGAAACAGGCGAAAGTTCCATCGTTTAA
- the nifD gene encoding nitrogenase molybdenum-iron protein alpha chain, with amino-acid sequence MTKTKKMVQWNPTDIKEEILSKYPPKVARKRAKQIMINEASGGEAASSEIVANVRTIPGIITMRGCTYAGCKGVIMGPTRDILNIVHGPVGCSFYAWLTRRNQTDAGPDGDNYIPYCLTTDMQDQDIIFGGEKKLEAAIREAYDLFHPKGICIFATCPVGLIGDDIHAVARKMSAEYEDCNVFAFSCEGYKGVSQSAGHHIANNQVFTHLVGENTTPKEGDYKINLLGEYNIGGDGFEIDRILKKCGISNISTFSGNSTYDQFASAQHADLSCVMCHRSINYVADMLETKYGIPWIKVNFIGAKSTAKSLRKIGEYFGDEALIKKINDVIAEEMPEVEAISAEVRTRTEGKTAMIYVGGSRAHHYQDLFAEMGMKTISAGYEFAHRDDYEGREVIPSLKVDSDSRNIEELTIEADEKLYNPRKTSDEVKALEAAGFKFKEYDGLNRDMDNGSIIIDDLNQYEAEKLVEILKPDVFCAGIKEKYSIQKLGVPMKQLHSYDSGGPYAGFKGAVNFYHEMDRLVNSKVWSYMKAPWQENPELTATFVWE; translated from the coding sequence ATGACTAAAACTAAGAAAATGGTGCAGTGGAATCCCACCGATATCAAGGAAGAGATACTCTCGAAGTATCCTCCGAAGGTGGCTAGAAAACGCGCCAAGCAGATAATGATCAATGAAGCATCAGGGGGCGAAGCAGCCTCTTCTGAAATCGTAGCAAACGTTCGTACCATTCCCGGCATTATCACCATGCGTGGTTGTACTTATGCAGGTTGTAAGGGCGTTATCATGGGACCGACCCGTGACATCCTAAACATCGTTCACGGTCCTGTAGGATGTAGTTTTTATGCATGGCTGACTAGACGTAACCAGACAGATGCAGGCCCTGACGGCGATAATTACATCCCATACTGCCTTACAACAGATATGCAGGATCAGGACATCATCTTCGGTGGAGAAAAGAAACTAGAAGCTGCAATCAGAGAAGCTTACGACCTGTTCCACCCTAAAGGTATCTGTATTTTCGCAACCTGCCCGGTTGGTTTAATCGGTGATGACATTCACGCTGTAGCAAGAAAAATGTCTGCTGAATATGAAGATTGCAACGTATTTGCATTCTCCTGTGAAGGTTACAAGGGAGTTTCTCAGTCAGCTGGTCACCATATAGCAAACAATCAGGTTTTTACTCACCTCGTTGGTGAAAACACTACACCTAAAGAAGGCGACTACAAAATCAACCTTCTCGGTGAATATAACATTGGTGGTGACGGTTTCGAAATCGACCGCATCCTTAAGAAATGTGGAATATCAAACATATCCACTTTCTCCGGTAACTCCACATACGACCAGTTTGCATCCGCTCAGCATGCGGACCTCAGCTGCGTAATGTGTCACCGCTCCATCAACTACGTCGCAGATATGCTTGAAACTAAGTACGGCATTCCATGGATCAAAGTAAACTTCATCGGCGCAAAAAGTACCGCCAAGTCACTACGCAAAATTGGTGAATACTTCGGAGACGAAGCTCTCATCAAAAAAATAAACGACGTTATCGCAGAAGAAATGCCTGAAGTTGAAGCAATCTCTGCTGAAGTCCGCACTCGCACCGAAGGCAAGACAGCAATGATCTACGTCGGTGGATCCCGTGCACATCACTATCAGGATCTGTTCGCTGAAATGGGTATGAAAACTATCTCCGCCGGTTACGAATTCGCTCATCGCGATGATTATGAAGGCCGTGAAGTCATTCCAAGTTTAAAAGTAGACTCAGATTCCCGTAATATAGAAGAACTCACAATTGAAGCAGACGAGAAACTCTACAACCCGCGTAAAACTTCAGACGAAGTGAAAGCTCTCGAAGCTGCCGGATTCAAGTTCAAAGAGTATGACGGACTAAACAGAGATATGGATAACGGATCCATCATTATCGATGACCTGAACCAGTACGAAGCCGAAAAACTTGTTGAAATATTGAAACCTGATGTTTTCTGTGCGGGTATTAAAGAAAAATACTCAATCCAGAAGCTGGGTGTTCCTATGAAGCAGCTCCACAGTTATGACTCCGGCGGACCATACGCAGGATTCAAAGGAGCAGTTAATTTCTATCATGAAATGGACCGCTTGGTTAACAGCAAGGTTTGGAGCTACATGAAAGCTCCTTGGCAGGAGAACCCCGAACTCACCGCTACGTTCGTGTGGGAATAA
- the nifK gene encoding nitrogenase molybdenum-iron protein subunit beta, protein MLLRHTPTEVSERKALMINPAKTCQPIGAMYAALGIHGCLPHSHGSQGCCAYHRSALTRHYKEPVSASTSSFTEGASVFGGQANLLQAIENIFTVYEPEVIAVHTTCLSETIGDDLKQIAHKAQKDGKIPEGKFVIGAPTPSYVGSHVTGFSNMVKAMAQLATPGTPKNGKVNIIPGWVEPSDMKEIKRLASMMDIKITLFPDTSGVLDSPLTGEYKMFPEGGVTMKELKDTGGATGTLALGEWCSADAARWLDSKCKVPCTVLDMPFGLAATDRFVDVLRTVAGVSVPDSIANERGQLVDLISDMHQYFYGKKVAIFGDPDQLISMCEFLRSIDMIPVHVITGTPGKAFEKRIREITADMPGEVNVKAKGDLFQLHQWIKNEPVDLLIGNSYGKYVARDEDIPFLRWGFPILDRQGHQYFPTVGYKGGLRLLESILNLLLDRKDRDEPEESFELVL, encoded by the coding sequence ATGTTACTCAGACACACCCCCACAGAAGTTAGTGAACGCAAGGCCCTGATGATCAATCCGGCCAAGACTTGTCAGCCAATCGGAGCCATGTATGCAGCTCTCGGCATCCACGGATGTTTGCCGCACAGCCATGGTTCACAGGGTTGCTGTGCTTACCATAGATCAGCTTTAACAAGACACTATAAAGAACCGGTTTCAGCCTCGACCAGTTCCTTCACAGAAGGCGCATCAGTATTCGGAGGACAGGCAAACCTGCTACAGGCGATTGAAAACATCTTCACCGTTTACGAACCTGAAGTAATCGCAGTTCACACCACTTGTCTCTCAGAAACAATTGGTGATGACCTCAAGCAGATTGCACATAAAGCTCAGAAAGACGGGAAAATACCTGAAGGTAAATTCGTCATCGGAGCACCAACTCCAAGTTACGTTGGTTCACACGTCACAGGGTTCAGCAACATGGTTAAAGCCATGGCTCAGCTTGCAACTCCAGGCACACCAAAGAACGGAAAAGTTAATATTATTCCGGGCTGGGTTGAACCTTCTGACATGAAAGAAATTAAACGTTTAGCCTCAATGATGGACATCAAAATAACTTTGTTCCCCGATACTTCAGGAGTGCTTGATTCACCCCTGACCGGCGAATACAAGATGTTCCCTGAAGGCGGCGTAACAATGAAAGAGCTTAAGGACACAGGCGGCGCAACCGGAACTCTCGCACTAGGCGAATGGTGTTCCGCAGACGCAGCACGCTGGCTCGACTCTAAGTGCAAAGTACCTTGCACCGTTCTGGACATGCCTTTCGGACTCGCTGCAACTGACCGTTTCGTAGACGTTCTCCGCACCGTAGCAGGCGTAAGTGTTCCAGATTCAATTGCTAACGAACGCGGTCAGCTTGTCGACCTTATCTCCGACATGCACCAGTACTTCTACGGCAAAAAGGTAGCTATCTTCGGTGATCCAGATCAGCTCATCTCCATGTGTGAATTCCTTCGTTCCATCGACATGATCCCAGTTCATGTCATCACAGGAACACCGGGTAAAGCATTCGAGAAACGCATCAGAGAAATCACTGCCGATATGCCGGGTGAAGTTAATGTTAAAGCGAAAGGCGACCTATTCCAGCTCCACCAGTGGATCAAGAATGAGCCTGTCGATCTCCTCATCGGAAACTCATACGGAAAGTATGTTGCCCGTGACGAAGATATTCCATTCCTCCGTTGGGGATTCCCGATCCTTGATCGTCAGGGACATCAGTACTTCCCGACTGTAGGCTACAAAGGCGGACTCCGTCTGCTCGAATCAATTCTGAATCTTCTACTCGATCGCAAAGATCGTGACGAACCAGAAGAAAGCTTCGAACTCGTACTTTAA
- a CDS encoding radical SAM protein, which yields MTDSSSTYSSHPCFGPSARKSVDRIHLPVAPRANSRIRYSSVEKIQEAIRPEAALSWLEVVIADGREIGVVGITGPGDPLVIPELTFQTLELVKEKYPDMSLCMTTLGIGGDVHAEKLAKLGMSHVTLLVDALSPEMAEELYAWIRPSKKNMPIKEAASLLISEQANAVKAFKAAGLTVKINTTVYPENIKHIGEIAQSMKELGADIMAVTPFIANDDDQSAPLETTSSEMMATARDLAGKYMELMPEWDECGSLVKDEETNMLPKPTKERPNVAAVSSNGMDVDMHLGHAAKILIYGPREDGLACLLETRMAPKAGSGSSRWEELSELLNDCFILLTASAGDSPKKILSQSGLRVEVTDENVEGMVDAIYGGGKKKKCKK from the coding sequence ATGACAGATTCAAGTTCAACATACTCATCACATCCTTGCTTCGGTCCTTCTGCCCGTAAGTCTGTAGATAGAATTCACCTGCCAGTTGCGCCTCGTGCAAATTCGCGAATTCGCTACAGTTCTGTTGAAAAAATTCAGGAAGCAATTCGGCCTGAAGCAGCACTCAGCTGGCTTGAAGTTGTTATCGCAGATGGACGCGAAATTGGAGTTGTTGGGATCACAGGTCCCGGTGATCCCCTAGTTATCCCCGAATTAACTTTTCAGACTTTGGAACTGGTCAAAGAAAAGTATCCGGACATGTCCCTTTGCATGACCACACTTGGAATAGGGGGAGATGTTCACGCGGAAAAACTCGCGAAACTAGGCATGTCCCATGTCACCCTTCTTGTAGATGCTCTGAGCCCCGAAATGGCTGAAGAACTTTATGCTTGGATCAGGCCTTCCAAGAAGAATATGCCCATAAAGGAAGCGGCATCATTACTGATAAGCGAACAGGCTAATGCAGTGAAGGCTTTCAAAGCAGCCGGACTGACTGTGAAAATTAACACCACAGTTTACCCCGAAAACATTAAGCACATCGGTGAAATAGCTCAGTCCATGAAAGAACTTGGCGCAGACATTATGGCTGTCACTCCTTTCATTGCTAACGATGATGATCAGTCTGCTCCGCTTGAAACAACTAGTAGCGAAATGATGGCTACAGCACGCGACCTTGCAGGTAAATACATGGAACTTATGCCCGAATGGGATGAATGCGGTTCCTTAGTAAAAGATGAAGAAACAAACATGTTGCCTAAGCCGACTAAGGAAAGACCAAATGTCGCGGCAGTTAGTTCTAACGGCATGGATGTCGACATGCACCTCGGCCACGCTGCAAAAATTTTGATTTATGGACCGCGCGAAGATGGTTTGGCCTGCCTCCTTGAAACACGCATGGCTCCAAAAGCTGGCAGTGGATCTTCAAGATGGGAAGAGCTGAGTGAATTGCTAAATGACTGTTTCATCCTGCTCACTGCAAGTGCCGGCGACAGTCCAAAGAAAATTTTAAGCCAAAGCGGCTTACGCGTCGAAGTCACCGACGAAAACGTAGAAGGCATGGTTGATGCCATTTACGGTGGCGGCAAAAAGAAAAAGTGTAAGAAGTAA
- a CDS encoding (2Fe-2S) ferredoxin domain-containing protein encodes MATPEKMILCCQSFRAGGDPKGICHKQTEGFLQYIEEETIDRGIDALVVATTCLKQCEAGPVLVIQPENWWFKGVDSEEAIDEILDSLEDGEPCAKYLIS; translated from the coding sequence ATGGCTACACCAGAAAAAATGATCCTTTGTTGTCAGAGTTTTAGAGCAGGCGGAGATCCTAAAGGCATTTGCCACAAACAGACTGAAGGTTTTTTACAGTATATCGAAGAAGAAACAATTGATCGCGGCATTGATGCTCTTGTTGTTGCAACCACTTGTCTCAAGCAGTGTGAAGCTGGTCCGGTTCTCGTTATTCAGCCTGAAAACTGGTGGTTCAAAGGTGTTGATTCAGAAGAAGCTATCGACGAAATCCTTGATAGCCTCGAAGACGGCGAACCTTGTGCTAAATACTTAATTTCCTAA
- a CDS encoding GNAT family N-acetyltransferase, translating into MIMPSTTIIRPATHEDLNSLVMLLEMLFSIETDFTANRGTQLRGLEMLLESNQGCIIVAENRGMVVGMCSGQFLISTAEGGLSLVVEDVVVHNEWQGRGIGAMLMNTVGLYAREHKATRLQLLADSENFPALNFYKNLGWESTRLICLRKRHS; encoded by the coding sequence ATGATCATGCCAAGCACAACTATAATACGCCCCGCAACCCACGAAGACTTGAACAGCCTCGTAATGCTGCTGGAGATGCTTTTCTCCATAGAAACAGACTTCACAGCAAATAGAGGTACGCAGCTTCGAGGACTTGAGATGCTTCTAGAAAGCAATCAGGGGTGCATTATAGTCGCTGAAAACCGCGGAATGGTGGTTGGCATGTGTTCCGGGCAGTTTCTTATTTCCACAGCGGAAGGCGGGCTGTCGCTCGTAGTCGAAGATGTGGTTGTTCATAATGAATGGCAAGGACGCGGTATTGGAGCAATGCTGATGAATACTGTCGGATTATACGCAAGAGAGCATAAAGCAACACGGTTGCAACTGCTCGCAGACAGCGAAAATTTCCCGGCACTTAATTTCTATAAAAATCTTGGGTGGGAATCTACCCGTCTCATTTGTCTGAGAAAGCGTCACTCATAA
- the nifE gene encoding nitrogenase iron-molybdenum cofactor biosynthesis protein NifE, producing the protein MTNAILEERKDQIHRTGQGDIDIACNRESLAGAVSQRACVFCGSRVVLYPIADALHLVHGPIGCAVYTWDIRGALSSGPELHRQSFSTDLQEVDVIFGGEKKLEAALDELIDRHSPKAAFVYSTCIVGIIGDDLEAVCRQMSEKKGIPVLPVMSEGFKGSKREGYLAACTAMFKLVGTEDVSDVSPVSVNILGDFNLAGEIWIIREYFRRMGVEVVANITGDGRVRDVGRSHGAALNLVQCSGATLDLAKMMEEKYGKPFIRVSYLGIEDMADSLYQVADFFKDIDPNIVKRTEELVKEELSKLMPEVARYRKDLEGKKVAMYVGGSFKAFSLLKAFRHLGMKVVMVGSQTGTKEDYAELERISDPGTILVDDANPLELSAFIKEKDVDLFVGGVKERPIAYKLGVGFCDHNHERKEALEGFEGMLNFAREVHSSVMSPVWSFVPRRANKINTIEKEAGNE; encoded by the coding sequence ATGACTAATGCCATATTAGAAGAAAGAAAGGATCAGATCCACAGAACCGGACAGGGCGACATAGATATCGCTTGCAACCGTGAATCCCTAGCAGGGGCAGTCAGCCAGCGTGCATGTGTTTTCTGCGGATCGCGAGTTGTTCTCTACCCCATAGCTGATGCGCTGCATCTTGTTCACGGCCCCATTGGTTGCGCTGTTTACACATGGGATATCCGCGGAGCTCTTTCCAGCGGACCGGAACTCCACAGACAATCCTTTTCCACCGATCTTCAGGAAGTGGACGTTATTTTCGGAGGCGAAAAGAAACTTGAAGCGGCTCTTGATGAACTTATTGATCGTCACAGTCCGAAAGCAGCTTTCGTCTACTCTACTTGCATAGTCGGAATCATCGGTGATGACCTTGAAGCGGTATGCAGACAGATGAGCGAAAAGAAAGGAATCCCAGTTCTTCCCGTGATGTCTGAAGGCTTTAAAGGAAGTAAGCGCGAAGGATATCTGGCTGCTTGTACAGCCATGTTCAAGCTTGTTGGTACCGAAGATGTTTCTGATGTATCTCCAGTCTCCGTAAATATTTTAGGCGACTTTAATCTCGCTGGAGAGATTTGGATTATCAGAGAATATTTCAGACGTATGGGCGTTGAAGTCGTTGCCAATATTACTGGCGACGGGCGCGTTAGGGACGTTGGCCGCAGTCATGGTGCGGCTTTAAATCTCGTACAGTGTTCGGGTGCGACTCTCGATTTGGCGAAAATGATGGAAGAAAAGTACGGCAAACCTTTTATACGAGTCTCCTACCTCGGCATAGAAGATATGGCAGACTCCCTCTATCAGGTGGCTGATTTCTTTAAGGATATCGACCCGAACATTGTAAAACGCACTGAAGAGCTCGTTAAAGAAGAGCTTTCGAAGCTCATGCCGGAAGTCGCCCGCTACCGTAAGGATTTAGAAGGCAAAAAAGTCGCCATGTACGTTGGCGGATCATTTAAAGCTTTCTCCTTACTAAAAGCGTTTAGGCACCTAGGCATGAAGGTAGTCATGGTCGGTTCACAGACCGGAACCAAAGAAGACTACGCCGAGCTGGAAAGGATTTCCGATCCCGGCACCATCCTTGTTGATGATGCCAACCCGCTCGAGCTTTCAGCTTTCATCAAAGAAAAGGACGTTGATCTATTCGTAGGCGGCGTCAAAGAGCGGCCCATCGCATACAAACTGGGCGTAGGATTTTGCGATCATAACCACGAACGCAAAGAAGCTCTTGAAGGATTCGAAGGAATGCTCAACTTCGCCCGTGAAGTTCACTCCTCAGTAATGAGCCCGGTTTGGTCATTTGTACCAAGACGCGCAAATAAAATTAATACAATCGAAAAGGAGGCAGGCAATGAGTAA
- a CDS encoding nitrogenase component 1, which yields MSKVKNKVERPNFVSTTNACKLCTPLGAAMAFRGVEGSIPFLHGSQGCATYMRRYVISHFREPVDIASSALGEKAAVYGGGANLKKGILNVMKKYEPEMIGVATTCLTETIGDDVPMILHEFHKEFGDLKLPKIVRVSTASYNGTHTDGWHGAVCSMVEQLCTEKAEADGSVNILPNMISCEDVRELKDICDHFGVKSTILPDISETLDGPALEDYVKIPSGGTPIADIKNMSAASGTIEFGRCLGPRTGGVALEKNFAVKNHRIGIPMGLRETDVLFDTLEDITGTPTPRRYELERGRLIDAYVDGHKYVFGKRAVVYGEEDLVTGLCAFLSEIGVDVILAGTGARGRGMAESIAAVTDGVASKMPIIREGVDFQDIADEAGELKPDLMIGHSKGYKYAKAWNIPLIRVGFPIHDRFGGQRILHLGYGGALSMFDKIVNAVLEKKQTDSDIGYGYL from the coding sequence ATGAGTAAAGTTAAGAACAAAGTGGAAAGACCTAATTTCGTTTCCACCACCAATGCCTGCAAACTCTGCACACCACTCGGTGCAGCAATGGCCTTCCGCGGAGTTGAAGGTTCCATCCCCTTCCTTCACGGATCACAGGGGTGCGCAACATATATGAGACGTTACGTTATCAGTCATTTCCGCGAACCGGTGGATATTGCTTCCTCAGCACTCGGGGAAAAAGCTGCAGTTTACGGCGGTGGAGCGAACCTGAAAAAGGGCATCTTGAACGTCATGAAGAAGTACGAACCGGAAATGATCGGAGTGGCAACAACCTGCCTGACCGAAACCATCGGTGATGACGTTCCAATGATTCTGCATGAATTCCATAAGGAATTTGGTGACCTTAAATTGCCTAAAATCGTCAGAGTTTCAACTGCAAGCTACAACGGCACACATACTGATGGCTGGCACGGGGCTGTATGCTCCATGGTTGAACAGCTTTGTACTGAAAAAGCAGAAGCTGATGGAAGCGTAAACATTCTTCCAAACATGATCTCCTGCGAAGATGTTCGTGAACTGAAAGATATTTGTGACCACTTCGGAGTCAAATCCACTATTCTACCAGATATTTCTGAAACACTGGATGGCCCCGCACTTGAGGATTACGTAAAAATACCATCCGGCGGAACACCCATCGCAGACATCAAGAATATGTCAGCCGCAAGCGGGACAATTGAATTCGGTCGTTGTCTTGGACCAAGAACAGGTGGAGTTGCTCTCGAAAAGAATTTCGCAGTAAAAAACCACCGCATAGGTATCCCAATGGGACTGCGTGAAACCGATGTTCTTTTCGATACCCTCGAAGACATCACCGGAACCCCCACACCCCGCCGTTACGAACTCGAACGTGGCCGTTTAATCGACGCATATGTTGATGGACACAAATACGTGTTCGGCAAACGCGCAGTTGTTTACGGCGAAGAAGATTTAGTCACCGGGCTATGTGCATTCCTTAGCGAGATTGGAGTTGATGTCATCCTCGCAGGAACCGGAGCACGCGGCAGAGGCATGGCAGAATCTATCGCAGCAGTAACTGATGGCGTCGCAAGCAAAATGCCGATAATTCGCGAAGGTGTCGATTTCCAGGACATCGCTGATGAAGCCGGTGAACTTAAACCGGACCTTATGATCGGCCATTCCAAGGGGTATAAATATGCCAAAGCATGGAACATTCCACTTATCCGCGTCGGCTTCCCAATTCATGACCGTTTCGGTGGTCAGCGCATCCTTCACCTTGGATATGGCGGAGCACTCTCAATGTTCGACAAGATTGTAAATGCAGTGCTTGAAAAGAAGCAGACTGACAGTGATATCGGCTACGGATACTTGTAA
- a CDS encoding radical SAM protein, with translation MKDTSKHPCFNKETAGSCGRVHLPIAPKCNIQCNYCNRKYDCVNESRPGVTSGVLKPFQAAEYMDKVLAKEPRITVAGIAGPGDPFANAEETIETMRLLNEKHPHLLFCLSSNGMGILPYLDDIAELGVSHVTITISAVDPKIGAKIYSWVKDGNVVYRGEKGAKILLERQLEAIKGLKERGIIVKVNSIVIPGINEDHIVEVAKVVAELGADIQNMIPIKPTADTPFANVMEPKHDIIGPLRKEAGEVIKQMTHCKRCRADAVGLLGDDKSASLCGTLQACSKLKPIDPLASRPYVAVASREGLLVNQHLGEAKSFYIWGESDSGGFHLIEERQAPKSGCGPKRWADLAAAFKDCRAVLSAAVGQTPQLLLEESGMECHVVSGFIEDALSAVYTTGDISKLSSRKGGIAGACCTGTGTSCG, from the coding sequence ATGAAAGATACAAGCAAGCACCCATGCTTCAATAAGGAAACAGCCGGTTCGTGCGGCAGAGTTCACCTACCTATCGCACCCAAATGTAATATTCAGTGCAACTACTGTAATAGAAAATATGATTGTGTAAACGAATCTCGCCCAGGCGTAACCAGCGGAGTTCTGAAACCATTTCAGGCCGCAGAATATATGGATAAAGTGCTAGCAAAAGAGCCTCGCATCACAGTTGCAGGTATTGCCGGTCCCGGCGACCCATTCGCAAACGCTGAAGAAACAATTGAAACCATGCGTCTGCTAAATGAAAAGCACCCACACCTTCTGTTCTGCCTGTCGTCAAACGGCATGGGAATCCTGCCTTATCTGGATGATATAGCTGAACTTGGAGTATCCCACGTTACAATTACTATCAGCGCAGTAGATCCTAAAATTGGCGCAAAAATTTACTCATGGGTGAAAGATGGCAATGTCGTTTATCGCGGTGAAAAGGGAGCCAAAATACTCCTCGAACGCCAGCTTGAAGCGATCAAAGGACTTAAAGAGCGTGGGATAATCGTTAAGGTTAACTCCATCGTTATCCCGGGCATAAACGAAGATCACATAGTAGAAGTTGCAAAAGTTGTGGCGGAGCTTGGAGCGGATATTCAGAACATGATCCCCATTAAACCGACTGCTGACACTCCTTTTGCAAACGTTATGGAGCCTAAGCATGATATAATCGGACCGCTGCGCAAAGAAGCAGGCGAAGTTATCAAGCAGATGACTCACTGTAAGCGTTGCCGCGCTGACGCAGTAGGACTTCTCGGTGATGACAAGTCAGCATCACTTTGCGGAACATTGCAGGCTTGCTCAAAACTCAAGCCTATCGATCCACTAGCCTCGCGCCCGTATGTGGCAGTTGCCAGCCGCGAAGGACTGCTTGTTAATCAGCACTTAGGTGAAGCTAAGTCCTTTTATATATGGGGAGAATCTGATTCAGGAGGATTCCACCTAATCGAAGAACGTCAGGCCCCAAAATCTGGCTGCGGCCCGAAACGCTGGGCTGATCTGGCTGCGGCTTTCAAAGACTGTAGAGCGGTACTAAGCGCCGCAGTAGGTCAGACTCCACAGCTTTTGCTTGAAGAAAGCGGCATGGAATGCCATGTGGTAAGCGGATTCATCGAAGATGCGCTAAGCGCAGTATACACAACAGGCGACATAAGTAAGCTAAGCAGCCGAAAAGGCGGAATAGCAGGAGCATGTTGTACTGGGACGGGTACTAGTTGCGGTTAG